In a genomic window of Fusobacterium sp. DD2:
- a CDS encoding nucleoside kinase — MVNFNVKTYFTTLKLVLLKAAYSVFPNAEILIDNSLNNGTYGEIHKLGRELTQEDLDLINKKIREIIAKNYPITLICDNNEELRKRSDYIARKDIKKLLDYSVWTGIMEYEIDGYRDYVYEKPYESTGNINVYELTKYNNGFLLKYPVTADGLLPPEIDTPKVAKVFSDASEWNRILGVEYIGDLNEKVVKKEIAELIRVNEALHHKEIARIAHQISSNPNINLVTIAGPSSSGKTTFSKRLYIHLRANGVKPIVISLDNYYIGRDNVPLDEEGKKDFETIEALDLELLNKNLTDLIAGEEVEIPVYNFVTGEREEKGVKMKVPEEHGLIIIEGIHGLNERLTKDIPRDHKFKIYTSCLTQLNIDRHNRISTSDVREIRRLVRDSLSRDEDGEGTLAMWKSVRRGEEKHIFPYQEDADALFNSNLVYELGILKSYALRELIKIRPNSPYYEEAKRILSFLHCFVDIDANLVPGDSILKEFIGNSIFYD, encoded by the coding sequence ATGGTAAATTTTAATGTCAAAACATATTTTACAACCTTGAAACTTGTACTTTTAAAAGCAGCATATTCAGTTTTTCCAAATGCTGAAATACTTATTGATAATTCATTAAATAATGGTACTTATGGTGAGATACATAAGCTTGGAAGAGAATTGACTCAAGAAGATTTAGATCTTATTAATAAAAAGATAAGAGAGATTATAGCTAAAAATTATCCTATTACCTTAATATGTGATAATAATGAAGAATTGAGAAAACGTAGTGATTATATTGCTAGAAAAGATATTAAAAAACTTCTTGATTATAGCGTGTGGACTGGAATAATGGAATATGAGATAGATGGATATAGAGACTATGTCTATGAAAAACCATATGAGAGTACAGGAAACATAAATGTCTATGAGCTTACAAAATATAACAATGGATTTTTACTTAAATATCCTGTTACTGCAGATGGGCTATTACCACCTGAGATAGATACTCCAAAAGTTGCAAAAGTTTTTAGTGATGCAAGTGAATGGAATAGAATTCTTGGTGTTGAATATATAGGAGATCTGAATGAAAAGGTAGTTAAAAAAGAGATAGCTGAACTAATTAGGGTTAATGAGGCTTTACATCATAAAGAGATAGCAAGAATTGCACATCAGATATCTAGTAACCCAAATATAAATCTTGTTACAATAGCGGGACCATCATCTTCTGGTAAGACTACTTTTAGTAAAAGATTATATATTCACCTGAGAGCTAATGGTGTTAAACCAATAGTTATATCTCTAGATAACTATTATATTGGTAGAGATAATGTACCATTAGATGAAGAAGGGAAAAAAGATTTTGAAACTATAGAAGCTCTGGATCTTGAACTTTTAAATAAAAATCTTACAGATTTAATTGCTGGTGAAGAGGTAGAGATTCCTGTATATAACTTTGTAACAGGAGAAAGAGAAGAAAAAGGGGTAAAAATGAAGGTCCCTGAAGAACATGGACTTATTATTATTGAAGGAATTCATGGGCTTAATGAAAGACTTACAAAAGATATCCCAAGAGATCACAAGTTTAAGATTTATACAAGCTGTCTGACTCAATTAAATATTGATAGACACAATAGAATATCTACAAGTGATGTGAGAGAGATAAGAAGACTTGTTAGAGACAGTTTGTCAAGAGATGAGGATGGAGAAGGAACTTTAGCAATGTGGAAATCTGTAAGACGTGGTGAAGAAAAGCATATATTCCCTTACCAGGAAGATGCAGATGCATTGTTTAACAGTAACCTTGTTTATGAACTTGGAATTTTGAAAAGTTATGCATTAAGAGAACTTATAAAGATAAGACCAAACAGTCCATACTATGAAGAGGCAAAAAGAATATTAAGTTTCTTACACTGTTTTGTTGATATTGACGCAAATTTAGTTCCAGGAGATTCAATCCTTAAAGAATTTATTGGAAATAGTATATTTTATGATTAA
- a CDS encoding oligopeptide/dipeptide ABC transporter ATP-binding protein — protein sequence MANENSNVLLEARNLKKYFTTPKGLLHAVDDINFTIKEGKTLGVVGESGCGKSTTGRVILRLLEATDGDIIFEGKNVRECSKEEMRELRQKMQIIFQDPFASLNPRMTVSEIIAEPLIIHKKCKNKEELGKRVRELMNIVGLSERLINTYPHELDGGRRQRIGIARALALRPKFIVCDEPVSALDVSIQAQVLNLMKDLQEEFKLTYMFITHDLSVVKHFSDDIAVMYLGQLVEKAPSKMLFKNPIHPYTKALLSAIPVPSVKKKMERIKLQGEITSPINPEKGCRFAKRCVYAKDICRQEDPKLVEVGQGHFYACHLAEELGFVEK from the coding sequence ATGGCAAATGAAAATTCAAATGTTTTACTAGAAGCTAGAAATTTAAAAAAATATTTCACAACTCCTAAAGGACTTTTACACGCAGTTGATGACATTAACTTTACAATTAAAGAGGGAAAAACTCTTGGTGTAGTTGGAGAGTCAGGATGTGGAAAGTCTACAACAGGAAGAGTTATATTAAGACTTCTTGAAGCTACAGATGGAGATATAATATTTGAAGGTAAAAATGTTAGAGAATGTTCAAAAGAGGAAATGAGAGAATTAAGACAAAAAATGCAAATTATTTTCCAAGACCCTTTTGCATCTTTAAATCCTAGAATGACTGTTAGTGAAATCATAGCTGAACCACTTATAATTCATAAGAAATGTAAAAACAAAGAGGAACTTGGTAAAAGAGTAAGAGAACTTATGAATATAGTTGGTTTAAGTGAAAGACTTATTAATACATATCCACATGAGCTAGATGGTGGAAGAAGACAAAGAATTGGAATTGCTAGAGCTTTGGCTTTAAGACCTAAATTTATAGTATGTGACGAGCCAGTATCAGCACTTGACGTATCAATTCAAGCTCAAGTATTAAACCTTATGAAAGACTTACAGGAAGAATTTAAATTGACTTATATGTTTATTACGCATGACTTGTCAGTTGTTAAACATTTTTCTGATGATATTGCTGTTATGTATTTAGGACAGTTAGTTGAAAAAGCACCATCAAAAATGCTTTTCAAGAATCCAATACACCCATATACAAAAGCACTTTTATCAGCTATACCTGTGCCAAGTGTTAAAAAGAAAATGGAAAGAATCAAACTTCAAGGTGAGATCACTTCTCCTATCAATCCTGAAAAAGGATGTAGATTTGCTAAAAGATGTGTTTATGCAAAAGATATTTGTAGACAGGAAGATCCAAAACTTGTTGAAGTTGGACAAGGACATTTTTATGCTTGTCACTTAGCTGAAGAACTTGGATTTGTAGAGAAATAA
- a CDS encoding ABC transporter ATP-binding protein, with protein MMSEKLLEIKDLTIEFVTEDETVSAVNGLDMELHEGETIGLVGETGAGKTTSALGIMGLVPNPPGKIKRGSIKFEGVDLLSLSEEEMRKIRGNKISMIFQDPMTSLNPVMTVGEQIAEVIEIHEQVNKEQAFEKAKEMLELVGIPGGRANDYPHQFSGGMKQRVVIAIALACNPNLLIADEPTTALDVTIQAQVLDLMNELKEKFKTAMILITHDLGVVAQACDKVAIMYAGEIVESGSLIDIFESPKHPYTHGLFGSIPSLDEECDRLKPIQGLMPDPTNLPPGCKFNPRCPHATELCSQQAPKVIEVSPGHKVRCLICEGLVQEKEEKK; from the coding sequence CTGATGAGTGAAAAATTATTAGAGATAAAAGACTTAACTATAGAATTCGTTACAGAAGATGAAACTGTATCAGCTGTTAACGGATTGGATATGGAACTACATGAAGGGGAGACAATTGGACTTGTTGGTGAGACAGGTGCTGGAAAAACAACTTCTGCACTTGGAATCATGGGACTTGTACCAAATCCTCCTGGAAAAATTAAAAGAGGTTCTATTAAATTTGAAGGTGTTGATTTATTAAGTTTAAGTGAAGAAGAGATGAGAAAAATAAGAGGGAATAAAATATCTATGATATTCCAAGACCCTATGACTTCATTAAACCCTGTAATGACTGTAGGAGAACAGATTGCAGAAGTAATAGAGATACATGAACAGGTAAACAAAGAACAGGCATTTGAAAAAGCTAAAGAGATGCTTGAACTTGTTGGAATACCTGGTGGAAGAGCTAATGACTATCCGCACCAATTTTCAGGTGGAATGAAACAAAGAGTTGTTATAGCTATAGCTCTTGCATGTAACCCTAATCTTCTAATAGCTGACGAACCTACAACAGCACTAGACGTTACGATTCAAGCTCAGGTTTTAGACTTGATGAATGAACTTAAAGAAAAATTTAAAACAGCAATGATACTTATAACACATGACCTTGGGGTAGTTGCTCAAGCATGTGATAAAGTTGCAATAATGTATGCTGGAGAAATAGTAGAATCAGGAAGTTTAATAGATATATTTGAATCACCAAAACATCCATATACTCATGGATTATTTGGATCTATCCCTAGCTTAGATGAAGAGTGTGATAGATTAAAACCAATTCAAGGGTTAATGCCTGATCCAACAAACCTACCTCCTGGATGTAAATTTAATCCAAGATGTCCACATGCAACTGAGTTATGTTCACAACAAGCACCTAAAGTAATTGAGGTGTCACCAGGACATAAAGTAAGATGCTTAATCTGCGAAGGATTAGTACAAGAGAAGGAGGAGAAGAAATAA
- the nikC gene encoding nickel transporter permease translates to MPAKDNTKQTNKKRSQWVEVWRQLKKNKMALLGLGILIILILAAIFANQLADYDTVVIKQNLVERLQAPSSKHWLGTDEFGRDIFARIVHGARVSLTVGIVAVSISIVVGGILGAVAGYYGGMLDNVIMRAMDIFLAVPSILLAIAIVSALGPSLANLMIAISISSVPRYARIVRASVLSIRDQEFIEAARAIGASNTRIIFRHIIPNSLAPVIVQGTLGVASAILSTAGLSFIGLGIQPPAPEWGSMLSGGRQYLRYAWWVTTFPGVAIMITILSLNLLGDGLRDALDPRLKQ, encoded by the coding sequence ATGCCAGCTAAAGACAATACAAAACAAACAAACAAAAAAAGAAGTCAATGGGTAGAAGTATGGAGACAATTGAAAAAAAATAAAATGGCTTTATTGGGATTAGGAATACTTATTATTCTTATTCTTGCAGCTATTTTTGCTAATCAATTGGCAGATTACGATACTGTTGTTATAAAACAAAATCTAGTTGAAAGATTACAAGCACCAAGTTCAAAACATTGGCTTGGTACAGATGAATTTGGAAGAGATATATTTGCCAGAATAGTTCATGGAGCTAGAGTATCTTTAACAGTTGGAATAGTTGCAGTAAGTATTTCAATTGTAGTTGGGGGTATTTTAGGAGCCGTTGCTGGATATTATGGTGGAATGCTTGATAACGTTATAATGAGAGCTATGGATATTTTCTTAGCTGTACCAAGTATTTTACTAGCAATAGCTATTGTATCAGCATTAGGACCAAGTCTTGCAAACTTAATGATTGCAATTAGTATTTCAAGTGTACCTAGATATGCCAGAATAGTAAGAGCATCAGTTCTTTCAATAAGAGACCAGGAATTTATAGAAGCTGCTAGAGCTATTGGTGCAAGCAATACAAGAATAATATTTAGACATATTATTCCAAATTCACTAGCTCCAGTTATTGTTCAAGGAACTTTAGGAGTTGCAAGTGCAATACTATCAACAGCAGGTCTAAGTTTTATCGGACTAGGAATTCAACCACCTGCTCCTGAATGGGGTTCTATGCTATCAGGAGGTAGACAATATCTTAGATATGCATGGTGGGTTACAACATTCCCAGGTGTAGCGATTATGATTACTATTCTATCTCTTAACCTTTTAGGGGATGGGCTAAGAGACGCATTAGACCCAAGATTGAAACAATAA